The following are from one region of the Anomaloglossus baeobatrachus isolate aAnoBae1 chromosome 1, aAnoBae1.hap1, whole genome shotgun sequence genome:
- the LOC142257257 gene encoding gastrula zinc finger protein XlCGF66.1-like — MLEQQSGIPAIKNPLKERGKMAERIIHLTLEIMFHLTGEDYTVVKTSSDYCQAPVSEGRGGTLSPIPGPPPHPRIHEDINDQKILELTNKMLELLTGEVPIRCQDVTVYFSMEEWEYLEGHKERYKEVMMEEPQPRTSPGNRQD; from the exons ATTCCTGCAATAAAGAATCCTCTGAAGgaaagaggcaagatggcggagaggatcatacacctcaccctggagataatgttccatcttactggagag gattacacagtagtgaagacctctagtgattactgtcaggcccctgtgtctgaaggacggggaggaaccctgagcccaatcccggggcctccacctcacccccggatacatgaggacatcaatgaccagaagattctagaactcaccaacaagatgctggagctgctgactggagag gttcctataaggtgtcaggacgtcaccgtctatttctccatggaggagtgggagtatctagaaggacacaaggagcggtacaaggaggtgatgatggaggagccccagccccgcacatcaccaggtaatagacaggactga